In Ctenopharyngodon idella isolate HZGC_01 chromosome 2, HZGC01, whole genome shotgun sequence, the following are encoded in one genomic region:
- the LOC127504083 gene encoding uncharacterized protein LOC127504083 isoform X1: MPPVSWEKCIFCQKDTPEDELRNIQVMTTSKKILDLAQQDTELRLRLAGVNDLIAAEGKYHLICYREFLRKYQSTSSRAGDPYSICLHNVADELRAGLARGEIYSLKTVWERYCKFLGDFDLEPGIYKGQRFKTKLEKLLQGKALFVQSLKSTDSIIIFPEMTAGTALLNMKKLMDDKQDDAKGMTMASCGTDKDTEILSWLYRVLVKVKADIRESPRHDVIGGIDQHHAEKTVPDSLYILLRLLCINDDDSENENEQSHHTKLLSIAQDIVFLASGGRRPTPKHIGIGVALHQATRSKDFVQLLHAAGHSISYESVLRADITMANEAMKRYFENGEVYIPLKFVNASLPGYIMYANDNIDINEESLDRKGTFHASQTAAFRRSNPEEEIPKIMLKSGRSKSVSVPPGVFELSDADMESQKPLPKFSWFSYTRDVLFRHTTN, from the coding sequence ATGCCTCCAGTGTCTtgggaaaaatgtattttctgtcaGAAAGACACACCTGAGGACGAACTTCGAAACATCCAAGTCATGACGACATCTAAAAAGATTCTTGATCTAGCTCAACAAGACACAGAATTGCGACTGAGGCTTGCAGGAGTCAATGACTTGATTGCCGCAGAAGGCAAGTATCATCTTATCTGCTACAGGGAGTTCCTCAGGAAGTATCAGAGCACTTCATCAAGAGCAGGTGATCCATATTCTATTTGCTTACATAATGTGGCAGATGAGCTTAGAGCAGGACTTGCCAGAGGTGAAATATACTCGTTGAAAACAGTTTGGGAAAGATACTGTAAATTTTTGGGAGACTTTGATTTGGAACCAGGAATATACAAAGGTCAGCGTTTCAAGACAAAGCTTGAAAAGTTGCTTCAAGGAAAAGCACTATTTGTTCAATCATTAAAATCAACTGATTCCATCATTATATTTCCTGAAATGACAGCTGGAACTGCTCTGCTTAACATGAAGAAATTAATGGATGACAAACAAGATGATGCTAAAGGGATGACAATGGCTAGCTGTGGAACAGACAAGGACACTGAGATACTGAGTTGGCTGTATCGGGTGTTGGTAAAGGTCAAGGCAGACATCAGGGAGTCCCCAAGACATGATGTTATTGGAGGAATAGATCAGCATCATGCAGAAAAAACTGTGCCTGACAGTCTGTACATCCTCTTACGGCTCCTTTGCATTAATGATGATGACTCCGAAAATGAGAATGAACAATCCCATCACACAAAGCTACTCAGCATTGCTCAAGACATTGTTTTCCTGGCATCTGGTGGACGAAGACCAACACCAAAACACATTGGAATTGGAGTTGCTTTACACCAAGCTACACGCTCAAAGGACTTTGTGCAGTTACTTCATGCTGCTGGGCACAGCATAAGCTATGAGTCAGTGTTGAGAGCAGATATTACCATGGCAAATGAGGCTATGAAGAGATACTTTGAGAATGGTGAAGTATACATTCCACTGAAGTTTGTCAATGCTAGTCTCCCTGGATACATAATGTATGCAAATGACAACATAGACATAAATGAGGAGAGCCTTGATAGGAAAGGAACCTTTCATGCTTCCCAGACTGCTGCTTTCAGACGAAGTAATCCTGAAGAAGAAATCCCAAAAATAATGCTGAAATCTGGGAGATCAAAGTCAGTCTCAGTTCCACCAGGAGTGTTTGAACTCAGTGATGCTGACATGGAATCGCAGAAGCCCCTTCCCAAATTTTCATGGTTCAGTTACACCCGAGATGTATTATTCAGACACACAACTAACTAA